In Rattus norvegicus strain BN/NHsdMcwi chromosome 3, GRCr8, whole genome shotgun sequence, a genomic segment contains:
- the Or5w18 gene encoding olfactory receptor Olr590, with amino-acid sequence MERENCSSFTEFILMGITNNTEVKAALFTIFLVVYLINLIGNLGMIVLIKVDPQLQTPMYFFLSNLSFCDLCYSSAVGPKMLTDIFGNDKSIPFFGCALQFFISCTFVDSECILLAVMAFDRYQAISNPLLYTTNMSSRLCSLLMAGVYLVGVADSLIHTTLTFHLCFCGSNEIDHFFCDIPPILLLSCSDTQVNELAIFTIFGFIELSTISGVLVSYCYIISSVLKISSTEGRFKAFSTCASHLIAVAIFQGTVLFMYFRPSSSYSLDQDKMSSLFYILVIPMLNPLIYSLRNKDVKEALKKLKNKRCC; translated from the coding sequence atggagagagaaaatTGTTCCTCCTTTACTGAATTCATATTAATGGGAATTACCAACAACACTGAGGTAAAGGCAGCTCTATTCACAATATTTCTAGTGGTCTATCTGATCAACCTCATTGGGAATCTTGGAATGATTGTTTTAATTAAAGTGGATCCACAGCTACAAACACCAATGTACTTTTTCCTCAGTAACCTCTCCTTCTGTGATCTCTGCTATTCCTCTGCAGTTGGTCCTAAGATGTTAACAGACATATTTGGTAATGATAAGTCAATTCCTTTTTTTGGCTGTGCTTTGCAATTCTTCATTTCCTGTACATTTGTGGACTCTGAGTGCATACTGCTGGCAGTGATGGCTTTTGACCGATACCAGGCCATCAGCAATCCCTTACTTTACACAACGAACATGTCCAGCAGACTGTGCTCCTTGCTAATGGCTGGAGTCTATCTTGTAGGTGTGGCAGACTCTTTGATCCATACAACATTGACATTTCACTTGTGTTTCTGTGGATCTAACGAAATTGATCACTTCTTTTGTGATATCCCTCCCATCTTACTACTGTCCTGCTCAGACACACAGGTCAATGAGTTAGCAATATTCACAATTTTTGGGTTTATTGAACTGAGCACCATCTCAGGAGTTCTTGTCTCCTATTGTTACATCATCTCATCAGTCTTGAAGATCAGCTCTACTGAGGGTAGGTTCAAAGCTTTCTCTACCTGTGCTTCTCACCTGATTGCAGTTGCGATTTTCCAAGGAACTGTGCTCTTTATGTATTTCCGGCCAAGTTCTTCTTATTCTCTTGATCAAGACAAAATGAGCTCACTGTTTTATATCCTTGTGATACCGATGCTAAATCCTCTGATTTATAGCCTGAGGAACAAGGATGTGAAAGAAGCTctgaaaaaactgaaaaataagaGATGCTGTTGA
- the Or12e10 gene encoding olfactory receptor Olr592, translating into MKHEVEAEGNISTVMQFVLLGFSALPNLQGILSALFSLIYMIILTGNCLIILITRLDHTLQKPMYFFLANFSCLEICYVSVTVPRILFNIWTQDRNISVLACAVQMCFFLMLGTDECFLLAVMSYDRYVAICNPLHYPVVMNSKKCTQLAAGSWISGIPIQIGQTCWIFSMHFCNSNEIDHFFCDIPPILKLACGDTSVHELSVYVVVMVVAAFPFILVLTSYSKIIATILRLPTAKGRAKAFSTCSSHLLVVVLFYGSGTITYLRPKSMHNPGTDKLLSLFYTIVTPMFNPLIYTLRNKEVIVALRKLIV; encoded by the coding sequence ATGAAACATGAAGTTGAAGCAGAAGGCAACATTTCTACAGTAATGCAATTTGTCCTGCTGGGATTCTCTGCTCTTCCCAACCTCCAAGGAATTCTGTCTGCACTGTTCTCCCTCATTTACATGATTATCCTCACTGGTAATTGCCTCATCATATTAATAACTAGGCTTGACCATACATTGCAAAAACCGATGTATTTTTTCCTGGCAAATTTTTCCTGTCTGGAAATCTGTTATGTATCAGTTACTGTCCCAAGAATTCTGTTCAACATTTGGACACAGGATAGAAACATTTCAGTGCTGGCTTGTGCTGTGCAGATGTGTTTCTTTCTTATGTTGGGAACCGATGAATGTTTCCTCCTGGCTGTGATGTcctatgatcgctatgtggccatTTGCAATCCCTTGCACTATCCTGTGGTCATGAACTCAAAAAAGTGCACTCAGCTTGCAGCAGGCTCCTGGATCAGTGGCATTCCAATTCAGATTGGACAAACTTGTTGGATATTCTCTATGCATTTCTGCAATTCTAATGAAATAGACCATTTCTTCTGTGACATACCACCAATTCTGAAGCTGGCATGTGGGGACACTTCAGTGCATGAACTGTCTGTCTATGTGGTTGTTATGGTGGTGGCTGCTTTCCCCTTTATTCTGGTGCTAACATCCTACAGCAAAATCATTGCCACCATCCTGAGGTTGCCAACAGCCAAAGGGCGGGCAAAAGCCTTCTCCACATGTTCTTCTCACCTgctggtggtggttttgttttatggATCTGGTACCATTACATACTTGAGGCCAAAGTCTATGCATAATCCTGGAACTGACAAACTGCTCTCTCTGTTCTATACCATTGTGACTCCCATGTTCAATCCTCTAATATACACTCTTAGGAACAAGGAAGTTATTGTTGCCCTGAGAAAACTAATAGTCTAA